A DNA window from Stenotrophomonas sp. 57 contains the following coding sequences:
- the bcsB gene encoding cellulose biosynthesis cyclic di-GMP-binding regulatory protein BcsB, with translation MTLPSSLRWLLLPLLALPVASGNSAPAPAPVAPPTTAPVAPPVPDVPAAPATTAAVGTEPALAQTWAGSAWPWQRQNTFAQLGRRQDTLLSGVRNATTFEFQVRRDRLVRDAELDLSFTPSPSLLPTLSHLRVYLNDAMMGVVPISNDQLGRPVQAKLPLDARLIADFNQVRLEFVGHYTDICEEPTHSSLWVNLSSNSTLRLGGQPLAMQDDLANFPLPFFDPRDTARLELPVVFATAPSLAQQRAAAVMSSYFGSLSGWWRQARFPVSFGTLPDKGHAVVLAVNGRFPPVIANHAPVKGPMIELMSLPEDPQRKLLLVLGRNDDDLQKAVAAMAAGNVLFRGRQVSVDEIKPLAPRKPYDAPNWVRTDRAVRLAELLDYPQQLHANGVSPQPITVNLNLPPDLFIWRNQGIPLNLRYRYTPPFGSDESRLGVAINDQFISSFPLVRRNGKQGLEEIRLPVLAGDAGADDGRLLIPALKLGDRNQLRFDFNFASVMGSAQRDHCQTVLPPNLQAAIEEDSTIDFSGFHHYMGLPDLSAFALSGFPFTRMADLSETVVLVPPSASEAQVSLLLNLIGGLGVQSGYPAYGLRLSDDWKQASTLDADLLMLGALPAELRGSQQLSLLIDDQRTRLLNGQSPSPQQAMEQARRGSRDGDPAVTEVAVSAQAPFAAIIGMQSPTHAQRSIVSLAASNAADYGLLDDALSDTGKREAIAGSVAILRTSGIHSQFVGDHYYVGALPWWLLLWYHLADHPALLAVLATLVVLMVAFLLWRTLRWVAAKRLDPGH, from the coding sequence ATGACCCTTCCGTCCTCTCTGCGTTGGCTGCTGCTGCCCCTGCTGGCCCTGCCCGTGGCGTCAGGCAACAGTGCGCCTGCTCCGGCACCGGTCGCCCCTCCCACCACAGCGCCTGTCGCGCCGCCGGTGCCGGATGTGCCGGCCGCACCTGCCACCACGGCCGCCGTCGGTACCGAGCCCGCGCTGGCGCAGACCTGGGCGGGCAGCGCCTGGCCCTGGCAGCGGCAGAACACCTTCGCGCAGCTGGGGCGTCGCCAGGACACGCTGTTGTCGGGGGTGCGCAATGCCACCACCTTCGAGTTCCAGGTGCGCCGTGACCGCCTGGTCCGCGATGCCGAGCTGGATCTCAGCTTCACGCCTTCACCGTCGCTGCTGCCGACCCTGTCGCACCTGCGGGTCTACCTCAATGACGCGATGATGGGCGTGGTGCCGATCAGCAACGACCAGCTGGGCCGGCCGGTGCAGGCCAAGCTGCCGCTGGACGCGCGCCTGATCGCTGATTTCAACCAGGTCCGCCTGGAGTTCGTCGGCCACTACACCGACATCTGCGAAGAGCCGACGCACAGCTCGCTGTGGGTCAACCTGTCCAGCAACAGCACGCTGCGCCTGGGGGGCCAGCCGCTGGCGATGCAGGACGACCTGGCCAACTTCCCGCTGCCGTTCTTCGATCCGCGCGATACCGCACGGCTGGAACTGCCGGTGGTGTTCGCCACCGCACCGAGCCTGGCGCAGCAGCGCGCGGCGGCGGTGATGTCCTCGTACTTCGGCAGCCTGTCCGGCTGGTGGCGCCAGGCGCGCTTCCCGGTCAGCTTCGGCACACTGCCGGACAAGGGCCACGCGGTGGTGCTGGCGGTCAACGGCAGGTTCCCGCCGGTGATCGCCAACCATGCCCCGGTGAAGGGCCCGATGATCGAACTGATGTCGCTGCCGGAGGATCCGCAGCGCAAGCTGCTGCTGGTGCTCGGCCGCAACGATGACGACCTGCAGAAGGCAGTGGCCGCGATGGCGGCCGGCAACGTGCTGTTCCGCGGTCGCCAGGTCAGCGTCGACGAGATCAAGCCGCTGGCCCCGCGCAAGCCGTACGACGCACCGAACTGGGTGCGTACCGATCGCGCCGTGCGCCTGGCCGAACTGCTCGACTATCCGCAGCAGCTGCACGCCAACGGCGTGTCGCCGCAGCCGATCACGGTCAACCTCAACCTGCCGCCGGACCTGTTCATCTGGCGCAACCAGGGCATTCCGCTGAACCTGCGCTACCGCTACACGCCGCCGTTCGGCAGCGATGAGTCGCGGCTGGGCGTAGCGATCAACGACCAGTTCATCTCCAGCTTCCCGCTGGTGCGTCGCAACGGCAAGCAGGGCCTGGAGGAAATCCGCCTGCCGGTGCTGGCCGGCGATGCCGGTGCCGACGACGGGCGCCTGCTGATTCCGGCGCTCAAGCTGGGCGACCGCAACCAGCTGCGCTTCGATTTCAACTTCGCCAGCGTGATGGGCAGTGCGCAGCGCGACCACTGCCAGACCGTGCTGCCGCCCAACCTGCAGGCAGCGATCGAAGAAGACTCGACCATCGACTTCTCCGGCTTCCATCACTACATGGGCCTGCCGGACCTGTCCGCGTTCGCACTCAGCGGCTTCCCCTTCACTCGCATGGCCGATCTGTCGGAGACCGTCGTGCTGGTGCCACCCAGCGCCAGCGAAGCTCAGGTCAGCCTGCTGCTGAACCTGATCGGTGGGCTGGGCGTGCAGAGCGGCTACCCGGCCTATGGGCTGCGCCTGTCCGATGACTGGAAGCAGGCCAGCACACTGGATGCGGACCTGCTGATGCTGGGCGCCTTGCCGGCGGAGCTGCGCGGCAGCCAGCAGCTGTCGCTGCTGATCGACGACCAGCGCACGCGCCTGCTCAACGGCCAGTCGCCCTCGCCGCAGCAGGCGATGGAACAGGCGCGCCGTGGCAGCCGCGATGGCGACCCGGCGGTGACCGAAGTAGCCGTGAGCGCGCAGGCGCCGTTCGCCGCGATCATCGGCATGCAGTCGCCGACGCATGCGCAGCGCAGCATCGTTTCGCTGGCCGCCAGCAATGCCGCCGACTACGGCCTGCTCGACGATGCACTCAGCGATACCGGCAAGCGCGAAGCCATCGCCGGTTCGGTGGCGATCCTGCGCACCTCGGGCATCCACAGCCAGTTCGTCGGCGATCACTACTACGTTGGCGCGCTGCCGTGGTGGCTGCTGCTGTGGTACCACCTGGCCGACCACCCGGCACTGCTGGCGGTGCTGGCCACGCTGGTGGTGCTGATGGTCGCCTTCCTGCTGTGGCGCACGCTGCGCTGGGTGGCGGCCAAGCGCCTGGACCCGGGGCACTGA
- the bcsR gene encoding cellulose biosynthesis protein BcsR has product MPADILAVPVTLSVEEDDIDLLRRSLDMPGLPYVDFSAQHERAQALARWPLLAELEPRR; this is encoded by the coding sequence ATGCCTGCCGACATTCTTGCCGTGCCGGTCACGCTGTCCGTGGAAGAGGACGATATCGACCTGCTGCGCCGCAGCCTGGACATGCCGGGGCTGCCCTATGTGGACTTCTCGGCCCAGCATGAGCGTGCCCAGGCGCTGGCGCGCTGGCCATTGCTGGCCGAACTGGAGCCGCGCCGATGA
- the bcsA gene encoding UDP-forming cellulose synthase catalytic subunit — MGVRVYYLDWGRLRERVHASWPTRALLWLLQCAGWAFLRLEGPAWQAQAPRLRNAFPQIQGDRRWRPGDPLRLLIQAMWLSVVRLAPRPSLRRQRLAQARRERIAELRGAAGRGRLRYLRAMRDAPSEFWNSRVAAWFGRKVGSLSPRSRHLLTLLVGLATLGLAALCITQPFTYFAQFVFVVLLWVIALLVRRMQGRYATLVLVVLSITVSCRYLWWRYTATLNWNSTFDLVCGVVLLAAETYSWLVLMLGYVQVAWPLRRRPAPLPADFRQWPTVDVLIPTYNEDLALVRHTVYAAMGLDWPADKLRIHILDDGKREEFRAFAERAGVNYITRTDNRHAKAGNLNHALTLIDGELVAIFDSDHLPVRSFLQITCGWFLRDPKLALVQTPHHFFSADPFERNLQVFRSDPNEGELFYGLVQDGNDLWNAAFFCGSCAVLRREAIDAIGGFATETVTEDAHTALRLHRKGWNSAYLRIPQAAGLATDSLGAHVNQRIRWARGMVQIFRIDNPLLGKGLSLFQRFCYANAMLHFLAGIPRLVFLTAPLAFLLLHVYIIYAPALAILLFVVPHMAHASLTNARIQGKYRRPFWGEVYETVLAWYIARPTTVALFSPGRGKFNVTDKGGTQAGDRFDWRVAQPYLVLALLNVLGLCFAVWRFMHGPVDERGTVVVSSLWVLYNLLIIGGALAVAAEVQQVRRTHRVTTHLPMALQVPDGRRLRGVLQDYSNDGVGVELGEDAQLAEGERVQVLLGRGRREFAFPARVQRTVGRRLGLLLLFEDERQRVEFAQCTFARADAWLDWHAGYQPKSLPRSLWSVLVLGWRGYRRMGDFAPFDLDRPAHWNRRLLRWLASFAPQRPLPSHPADPAADPGLRP, encoded by the coding sequence ATGGGTGTCCGCGTCTATTACCTGGACTGGGGACGCCTGCGTGAGCGGGTGCATGCGTCCTGGCCGACGCGGGCATTACTGTGGCTGCTGCAATGCGCGGGCTGGGCGTTCCTGCGCCTGGAAGGGCCTGCGTGGCAGGCGCAGGCGCCGCGCCTGCGCAACGCCTTCCCGCAGATACAGGGCGACCGTCGCTGGCGCCCGGGCGATCCGCTGCGGTTGCTGATCCAGGCCATGTGGCTGTCGGTGGTGCGGTTGGCACCGCGGCCTTCGCTGAGGCGGCAACGGTTGGCCCAGGCCAGGCGCGAACGCATTGCCGAACTGCGTGGCGCGGCCGGTCGCGGCCGCCTGCGCTATCTGCGCGCCATGCGCGACGCGCCCAGTGAATTCTGGAACAGCCGCGTGGCGGCCTGGTTCGGCCGGAAGGTGGGCAGCCTGTCGCCACGTTCGCGGCACCTGCTCACCCTGCTGGTCGGGTTGGCCACGCTGGGGCTGGCGGCGCTGTGCATCACCCAGCCGTTCACCTATTTCGCACAGTTCGTGTTCGTCGTGCTGTTGTGGGTCATCGCGCTGCTGGTGCGGCGCATGCAGGGGCGCTATGCGACGCTGGTGCTGGTGGTGCTGTCGATCACCGTGTCCTGCCGCTACCTCTGGTGGCGCTACACCGCCACGCTGAACTGGAACAGCACCTTCGACCTGGTCTGTGGCGTGGTGCTGCTGGCGGCAGAAACCTATTCCTGGCTGGTGCTGATGCTGGGCTACGTGCAGGTGGCGTGGCCGCTGCGCCGCCGCCCGGCGCCGTTGCCGGCCGATTTCCGCCAGTGGCCGACGGTGGACGTGCTGATTCCCACCTACAACGAAGACCTGGCGCTGGTGCGGCATACCGTGTACGCGGCGATGGGCCTGGACTGGCCGGCCGACAAGCTGCGCATCCATATCCTCGATGATGGCAAGCGCGAAGAATTCCGCGCATTCGCCGAACGTGCCGGGGTCAACTACATCACCCGCACTGACAACCGCCATGCCAAGGCCGGCAATCTCAACCACGCCCTGACCCTGATCGATGGCGAACTGGTGGCCATCTTCGACAGCGACCACCTGCCGGTGCGTTCGTTCCTGCAGATCACCTGTGGCTGGTTCCTGCGCGACCCGAAACTGGCGCTGGTGCAGACCCCGCACCATTTCTTCTCGGCCGATCCGTTCGAACGCAACCTGCAGGTGTTCCGCAGCGACCCCAACGAAGGGGAGTTGTTCTACGGCCTGGTGCAGGACGGCAACGACCTGTGGAACGCGGCGTTCTTCTGCGGTTCCTGCGCGGTACTGCGGCGCGAGGCCATCGATGCCATCGGCGGGTTTGCCACCGAGACCGTCACCGAAGATGCGCACACCGCGCTGCGCCTGCACCGCAAGGGCTGGAACTCGGCCTACCTGCGCATTCCGCAGGCAGCCGGCCTGGCCACCGACAGCCTCGGCGCACACGTCAACCAGCGCATCCGCTGGGCGCGCGGCATGGTGCAGATCTTCCGCATCGACAACCCGCTGCTGGGCAAGGGCCTGAGTCTGTTCCAGCGCTTCTGCTATGCCAACGCGATGCTGCATTTCCTGGCCGGCATTCCGCGCCTGGTGTTCCTCACCGCGCCGCTGGCGTTCCTGCTTCTGCACGTCTACATCATCTACGCGCCGGCGCTGGCCATCCTGCTGTTCGTGGTGCCGCACATGGCCCACGCCAGTCTTACCAACGCACGCATCCAGGGCAAGTACCGGCGGCCGTTCTGGGGTGAGGTGTACGAGACGGTGCTGGCCTGGTACATCGCGCGGCCCACTACCGTGGCACTGTTCAGCCCGGGCCGCGGCAAGTTCAACGTCACCGACAAGGGCGGCACCCAGGCCGGCGATCGATTCGACTGGCGCGTGGCGCAGCCCTACCTGGTGCTGGCGCTGCTGAACGTGCTCGGCCTGTGCTTTGCCGTATGGCGCTTCATGCACGGGCCGGTCGATGAACGCGGTACGGTGGTCGTCAGTTCGCTGTGGGTGCTGTACAACCTGCTGATCATCGGCGGTGCGCTGGCGGTGGCCGCTGAAGTGCAGCAGGTGCGTCGCACGCATCGTGTCACCACCCACCTGCCGATGGCGCTGCAGGTACCCGATGGCCGGCGCCTGCGCGGCGTCCTGCAGGATTACTCCAACGATGGCGTGGGCGTCGAACTCGGCGAAGACGCACAGTTGGCCGAAGGCGAGCGCGTGCAGGTGCTGCTGGGACGGGGCCGCCGTGAGTTCGCGTTCCCGGCGCGCGTGCAGCGTACTGTCGGCCGGCGACTGGGCCTGCTGCTGCTGTTCGAGGACGAACGCCAGCGCGTCGAGTTTGCCCAGTGCACCTTCGCCCGCGCCGATGCCTGGCTCGACTGGCACGCCGGTTACCAACCCAAGAGCCTGCCGCGCAGCCTGTGGAGCGTGCTTGTCCTGGGCTGGCGCGGCTATCGGCGGATGGGTGATTTCGCACCGTTCGACCTTGATCGCCCGGCACACTGGAACCGTCGCCTGCTGCGATGGCTGGCCAGTTTTGCTCCGCAACGTCCGCTTCCTTCCCACCCGGCTGACCCAGCCGCTGATCCAGGGCTTCGTCCATGA
- the bcsG gene encoding cellulose biosynthesis protein BcsG, with protein sequence MSPQMAPASPFAWADLRGWNLYFLSKVVLAWMGALDLKILPNLLFLGALLIPLRWRWARIARTVVAVPVGVALYYQDTWWPPFRRLLVQPGVLDFSADYWLELAQRFINWQMVAVLVMLVLAYVLLKPWLRITTLSVLGMLGLAVMAIPMPAGWNWGQGTATAATASAGGTSGGGLPPANNETLNAWLASFYQQQASLKTSFPAPGSGAPFDVIILNICSLAWSDLDEVGLRQNNLLDHMDVVFDDFNSATAYSGPAAIRLLRASCGQTSHTGLFDPVPAECQLFSNLQHLGFQSQLAMNHDGHFDDFIGELHQYGGLQAQPMDISAFPTALVAFDKSPLRRDGDVLMAWWKHRLAESSQQVALFYNTISLHDGNRIVGADGRSNAADYKARAEMVLGDMAGFVDAVEKSGRRAMIVVVPEHGAALHGDRMQIPGMREIPSPSITHVPVGVKLIGMGAPAAGGPRHVPEPSSYLAVSELVSRVYALNAQSPPSERNWDSLLKGLPQTPSVSENEGAKVIEYAGKPWLQLQGSQTWSPYPEEAR encoded by the coding sequence ATGAGTCCGCAGATGGCACCTGCATCTCCCTTCGCCTGGGCCGACCTGCGCGGCTGGAACCTGTATTTCCTGTCCAAGGTGGTACTTGCCTGGATGGGTGCGCTGGATCTGAAGATCCTGCCCAACCTGCTGTTCCTGGGCGCGCTGCTGATTCCACTGCGCTGGCGCTGGGCACGCATCGCGCGCACCGTCGTCGCGGTACCGGTGGGCGTGGCGCTGTACTACCAGGACACCTGGTGGCCGCCGTTCCGGCGCCTGCTGGTGCAGCCGGGCGTGCTGGACTTCTCGGCCGACTATTGGCTTGAACTGGCCCAGCGCTTCATCAACTGGCAGATGGTGGCGGTGCTGGTGATGCTGGTGCTGGCCTACGTACTGCTGAAGCCGTGGCTGCGCATCACTACCCTGAGCGTGCTGGGCATGCTTGGCCTGGCAGTGATGGCGATACCGATGCCGGCCGGTTGGAACTGGGGGCAGGGCACCGCCACCGCGGCCACCGCCAGCGCCGGAGGCACCTCGGGTGGCGGCCTGCCGCCGGCCAACAACGAGACGCTCAATGCATGGCTGGCCAGCTTCTACCAGCAGCAGGCCAGCCTCAAGACCAGCTTCCCCGCACCGGGCAGCGGCGCGCCGTTCGACGTCATCATCCTCAACATCTGCTCGCTGGCATGGAGCGATCTGGATGAAGTGGGGCTGCGCCAGAACAACCTGCTCGACCACATGGACGTGGTGTTCGACGACTTCAACTCGGCAACCGCCTACAGCGGCCCGGCAGCGATCCGCCTGCTGCGCGCCAGCTGCGGCCAGACCTCGCATACCGGGCTGTTCGATCCGGTGCCGGCCGAGTGCCAGCTGTTCTCGAACCTGCAGCATCTGGGCTTCCAGAGCCAGCTGGCGATGAACCATGACGGCCACTTCGACGATTTCATCGGTGAACTGCACCAGTACGGCGGGCTGCAGGCGCAGCCGATGGACATCAGCGCATTTCCCACAGCGCTGGTGGCCTTCGACAAGTCGCCGCTGCGCCGCGATGGCGATGTGCTGATGGCGTGGTGGAAACACCGGCTGGCCGAGTCCAGCCAGCAGGTGGCGCTGTTCTACAACACGATCTCGCTGCACGACGGCAATCGCATCGTCGGTGCCGATGGCCGTTCGAATGCCGCCGACTACAAGGCACGTGCGGAAATGGTGCTGGGCGACATGGCCGGTTTCGTCGATGCGGTGGAGAAGAGTGGCCGCCGCGCGATGATCGTGGTGGTGCCCGAGCATGGCGCGGCCCTGCATGGCGACCGCATGCAGATTCCGGGCATGCGTGAGATCCCCAGCCCGTCCATCACCCACGTGCCGGTGGGCGTGAAGCTGATCGGCATGGGCGCGCCGGCGGCCGGTGGCCCACGTCATGTGCCCGAACCCAGCAGCTACCTGGCGGTGTCCGAGCTGGTGTCGCGCGTGTACGCGCTGAACGCCCAGTCGCCGCCGAGCGAGCGCAACTGGGACAGCCTGCTGAAGGGGCTGCCGCAGACACCGTCGGTATCGGAGAACGAAGGCGCCAAGGTCATCGAGTACGCCGGCAAGCCCTGGCTGCAGCTGCAGGGCAGCCAGACCTGGAGCCCCTACCCAGAGGAGGCGCGCTGA
- the bcsQ gene encoding cellulose biosynthesis protein BcsQ: MSTLLSLQGIHGGTGVTTVLAALGQSLHAQGQRVLLVEFSPDQMLGLHLGLPADVDNGWARAQLDGRDWRDAAYAIAGGLALLPYGRVDAGAAMRIEQQLQQAPATWAERIPVLAPQFDWILFDLPQRLPAHVAAINQHARCTLPLRLACVDPVSHVFLQRQVDDTRLLLANRYDPVIPVQRDLMQLWLHAHGARLVPQPLHEDARVPSALASKQPLGRYATDSLAAADVDGLALWCLAEAARRQAAAGGR, translated from the coding sequence ATGAGTACCTTGCTGTCGCTGCAGGGTATCCATGGCGGAACCGGCGTCACCACGGTGCTGGCCGCACTCGGCCAGAGCCTGCATGCCCAAGGCCAGCGCGTGCTGCTGGTCGAATTCAGTCCGGACCAGATGCTCGGCCTGCACCTGGGCCTGCCTGCCGACGTGGACAACGGTTGGGCGCGCGCGCAGCTGGACGGCAGGGATTGGCGTGATGCCGCCTACGCCATCGCAGGAGGACTCGCGTTGCTGCCCTACGGCCGTGTCGACGCCGGGGCCGCGATGCGCATCGAACAGCAGCTGCAGCAGGCACCGGCCACCTGGGCCGAGCGCATTCCGGTGCTGGCGCCGCAGTTCGACTGGATCCTGTTCGACCTGCCGCAGCGCCTGCCGGCGCACGTGGCGGCCATCAACCAGCACGCGCGCTGCACGCTGCCGCTGCGCCTGGCCTGTGTCGATCCGGTCAGCCATGTGTTCCTGCAACGCCAGGTGGATGACACCCGCCTGCTGCTGGCCAACCGCTATGACCCGGTCATTCCGGTGCAGCGCGACCTGATGCAGCTGTGGCTGCACGCGCACGGCGCGCGGCTGGTGCCGCAGCCGCTGCACGAGGATGCGCGGGTGCCGTCCGCATTGGCCAGCAAGCAGCCACTGGGCCGCTATGCGACCGATTCGCTGGCCGCCGCCGATGTCGACGGGCTGGCGCTGTGGTGCCTTGCGGAGGCCGCGCGGCGCCAGGCCGCGGCGGGAGGACGCTGA